CCATTCAACTTGTGGACAAAATCTTCTCCATGTTCTTCAAAGAGATGAACAATAACCTCTGTATCAGAATGGTCTGTATAAAATTTATGCCCTTTTTTTTCTAAATCCTCTCTTAATTCCTTGTAATTATATATCTCCCCATTAAAGATAATCCAAAGGGCATTATCCTCATTATGGACAGGCTGATGCCCTGTAGCAACATCAATGATGGAGAGCCGTCTCATGCCTAGATTTATGCTTCCGTCAGAATAAAAACCATCTTCATCAGGTCCGCGATGCAGGATGGAGTCTGTCATTCTTTTGAGGGAAGTTTTATCTGGTTTACCTGTAAATCCGCAGATGCCGCACATAAAAAACTCCAGGCTATAGGCTATGGGCGATAGGCGATAGATGAAAATCTAAATGCTATGAACATCTTGATTTGATAAGTGCCCCAAGCATTCTCCCTATCTCCTTACAATCACTATCCAAAGATTCAAAAACATCTTTTCCAATATACCCAACTTCGAGTGCAATCTGTAGTTGAGTGCGCAATTCAGCGAGTGAGCCTTTGGCTATATAAAAGAATCTGATAGATTCTTTGTCGGTATTGCGTTCGTCTCCTTCCGCAATATTGCTTGGAATGCTGACAGCGCATCTTCTTATTTGATCTCGAAGCCCAAAATCTTTTCCAAGAGATCCTTCATTTGAAATTTTATAAATTCGGACTGCCAATTCTTTGGCTTTTTGCCAGACTACCAACCCCTGAAATCCATCCTTTCCCATAACCTATTGTCCATCTCCTCTTCACTGTCGTATTTCCCATTGCCCATAGCCTATTACCTATTGCCTATGTCTTATAATAATCTGACCTTGCAGACTGCCAGTCCTTACAGTTTCTGCAGTTTTCAGGCAGGTCGTCAAATCTTCCTGATGTGTGCAAATATCTTAGTTCTTTGAGTTTCCCGTTCCATATCTCATCTGTTTATATCCATTTCCACAAACTGGACAAAAACCTTTGGGTTTGAGGCATGAAGTTCCTTTTTTAGAGAGAGCAGATTAATCACATTTTTTACTGTTTTGTCGTAATTTCCGCCTACCCTGAGCTTTGCGTAGGTCTCGGGTTTAAATGCGTCTATGCCTACATAAATAGCGTCTAGCCCGCATTTTATCAAATCAGTTGCTGCCTCTTTATCAAGAAGATTTGCATTTGAGTTTATGACCACATCTGTCAGCCCCTTTTCCTTTGCATATGCAATCATGTCAAAGATAGTGGGTTTTCTTTTTTTTAGTATCAATGCCTCGCCAAAAAATACATCCCATACCCTTACATTTTTGTCTGTTTCAGCGATTTCATCAATGATATTTGTATACAGTTTCCACGGCATAATGCCTTTCTTTCTTTTCATATCTGGATGAACACACATGGAGCATATAAGATTACAAAAACTGATTGTATCTATTAAAACTACTTTGGGGAAATCCGCAGCCTCTTCCAGTCTTTTATCTGCAAGCTGCTGGTTAAAAATTTCTTCTTCGTTCATTTTGACTTCCTCTCTATAATTTACTGTCTATATTTACCAGTGCAAGGTGTTCTGTTTTATAAAGAACATCATAATCATTAAGCATACCCTTATCAGATAGTATAACATAATGAATATCATAGCGTTTTGCAAGGGTAACAAGGTCTTGAGAGGATTTTTTTGC
The Deltaproteobacteria bacterium genome window above contains:
- a CDS encoding asparagine synthetase B; the protein is MCGICGFTGKPDKTSLKRMTDSILHRGPDEDGFYSDGSINLGMRRLSIIDVATGHQPVHNEDNALWIIFNGEIYNYKELREDLEKKGHKFYTDHSDTEVIVHLFEEHGEDFVHKLNG
- a CDS encoding radical SAM protein — its product is MNEEEIFNQQLADKRLEEAADFPKVVLIDTISFCNLICSMCVHPDMKRKKGIMPWKLYTNIIDEIAETDKNVRVWDVFFGEALILKKRKPTIFDMIAYAKEKGLTDVVINSNANLLDKEAATDLIKCGLDAIYVGIDAFKPETYAKLRVGGNYDKTVKNVINLLSLKKELHASNPKVFVQFVEMDINR
- a CDS encoding four helix bundle protein, coding for MGKDGFQGLVVWQKAKELAVRIYKISNEGSLGKDFGLRDQIRRCAVSIPSNIAEGDERNTDKESIRFFYIAKGSLAELRTQLQIALEVGYIGKDVFESLDSDCKEIGRMLGALIKSRCS